The sequence GAGGTGAATTCCTCACGGTAGAGATAGTTCTTGCCGGTAAACCCTTCGAAGGCGACATCGCGGTCGCGGTAGAATTCATACCGCACGACATCGAAATTATAGCTACCGCGGCAGGGCGGTAGATCGGCGGCCCACCAGTCCTTGACCCGCTCGAACTCGATGAAGCGGTTGACCTCGAACCTGCCGACCTTGTACGGACCGGAGCCGAGCGGAACATCCAGCGTCGATTCATCGAACGGTCGCGACGCGTAGTACGTTTTCGAGAAAATCGGCAGTCCGGCGACATAGAGCGGCACATCGCGGGCGCGTCCCTTGGCGAAGGTGACGACGAGCGTCGCATCGTCGATCGCTTCAGCGCTTACGAAGTCGCGCATGTTGACGATGATCAGCGGGTGGCCCTTGGCCTTGAGCGTCGTCAGCGAGAACGCCGCATCGTGCGCGGTGAGCTTGGTGCCGTCGTGGAATTTCGCCTCCGGCCGCATCGTGAAGCGATAGACCAGCCGGTCCGGCGAAATCTGCACGGATTTCGCGGCAAGCCCGTACATTGCATCCGGCTCGTCGCTGGCGCGTACCATCAGCGGCGAGAACGCCATGTCCATGCCTTGCGCGCCATCGCCCTTCAGGATGAAAGCGTTGAGCGAATTGAAGGTCTGGTAGGACTGGTTATGCGACTTGGTTGACGGAATCAGCGAGAATGTGCCGCCCTTTGGCGCAGCCGGATTGACGTAATCGAAATGGCGGAAATCGGCGGGGTATTTGAGATCGCCGAACGCGGAGATGCCGTGGGCCTCCGTGGACGCTTCCGATGCCCGCGCACTGCGTAGCAACGGCGTGCCGATGGACGCACCCAGAGCGCCAACACCCAGGGCCAACACATGGCGGCGTGACATCTGCGTCATGCGGGCAATGTCCTTCACGACTTCTTTGCGATCCGCGCCGCCTTGTCTGCGTCATACCACCAGATGAACGGGAAGCTGGATTGACCGTATCTGGGCAATTCCGCCGGCCGGCCGAAGCGATCCCAGCGCGCGGTACGAACCTTGTTGTAGGTCCATTGCGGCACGACATAGTGATTCCAAAGCAAGACGCGGTCGAGCGCCTTGGTGGCGGCGACGAGGTCGTCGCGGTCCGTGGAATAGATCACCCGCTCGATCAGCTTGTCGATGGCCGCATTCTTGATGCCGGCGATATTGCGAGACCCCGCGATATCGGCTGTTTTCGACGACCAGAACTCACGCTGCTCGTTGCCGGGCGATTGCGACTCGCCCCATGAATTCGTGATGATGTCGAAATCCCAATCGCGGGTCCTGTTCTCGTACTGGGTCGGATCGACCGTCCGCACGCTCACGGCAATGCCGAGGCGCTCAAGCGACGGCTTGTAGAACAGCGTGATCCGCTCGAAGCTCGGATCAGAGTTCAGCAGCTCCAGGGTGAACTGGGCACCGGTCTTGGCGTCGACCAGCTTGCGATCGCGCACCTCGTAGCCGGCCTCCTTGAGCAGCCGCAGCGCCTCGCGCAAATTATCGCGCACGGCTTCCGGGTTGCCGCCGACCGGATTGCTGTAGGCCGTCGTGAAGACCTCGGGCGGGACTTGCGCGCGGACCGTCTCCAGGATCTCAAGCTCCTTGCCCTGCGGCACGCCGGTCGCCATGAGCTCCTCGATGCCATCGAAATAGCTGCTGATGCGCTTGTACTGACCGTAGAATATCTGCTTGTTCATCTCCTCGAAGTCGAAGGCGTAGTTGAGCGCACGCCGCACGCGCGGATCGCTGAACTTGGCGCGGCGCAGATTCGGCACGAACGCCTGCATCACGCCGGAGCTGCGATTGGCGAACTCTTCGAGGATCACGCGTTTTTCGTTCACGGCCGGGAAGTCGTAAGCCGTAGCCCAGTTCTTGGCGCTGTTCTCGGTGCGCCAGTCAACCTGATCGGCCTTGAAGGCCTCGATCGCCACAGTGCCGTCGCGGAAATATTCGTAGCGCAGCTCGTCGAAATTGTTGCGGCCCACATTGATCGCGAAATCGCGGCCCCAATAATCCTTGACGCGCTCCAGCGCGATCGAGCGGCCGGCTACGAATTCCTTGACCTTGTAGGGGCCCGAACCGAGCGGCACCTCCAAGGTGGTGGCGGAGACATCGCGCTTGCGACCCTGGGCGTCCGTGCCCTCCCACCAATGTTTCGGCAAGACCGTGAGCTGTCCGACGATCTGCGGCAGTTCGCGATTGCCGGGCGCGTCGAATACGAACTTCACCTCACGCTCGCCGACCTTCTCGGCCTTCACCACGTGGCTGTAATAGGCCGAGTACATCGGGTGGTGCTTCTTGAAGGACTCGAGCGAGAAAATCACGTCCTCCGGCGTGACGGGCTTGCCGTCATGCCATTTTGCCTGCGGCCGCAAGCGGTAGGTGACGAAAGAGAAATCGTCGGGATGGCTGACCGCTTCGGCGAGTGCGCCGTATTCTGTCGAGACCTCGTCGAGCGAGGGCGTCGTGAGGGATTCGTAGATGAAGGCGACGGCGCCGGCGACCTGCCCCTTCACACCGGAGACGACGATGTTGAAATTGTCGAATGTGCCCACCGCGATCTGGCGCGCGACGCCACCTTTCGGCGCGTCCGGATTGACGTAATCGAAACGTTTGAAGTCGGCGGGGTACTTCACCTTACCGAACAGTGACAATGCGTGGCGCCACGGCAGCTCGTTGGAAGACTGTGCATGCGCCGCGCCGACGATGGAAACGCCCGCGAAGGAACCGAGGGCGGGAAGCGCTGCGGCAGCAGTGCCGGTGAGCAGGAGATCGCGTCGGGTAATGGCCAAATCAACATCCCTGTCTTGAAGGAGGCTACTCCTTTAAGTTCCCAATATAGGCGAGGTTTCGACCGAATATGTTGCTTTTTCCTCATCTTGAAAGCCCGGCCGGCTTCTCGGATGCGGCCAAACGCCCCGATAACGTCGCCGCGAGGCCCGGATAAGGAAACGGCCAGGCTCTTGAGCCTGGCCGCAAATTCCGAGACGGTTTCTTGGACCTTATTTCGACGCAGTCGGCAGTGGCTGCGGACTCTCCGACAGCGAGTTCAGATAGGCAATCACATCGGCGCGCTCGGAATCCTTGGCAATACCGGCAAAGCCCATGGCGGTGCCCGGAATGAAGCCCTTCGGATTGGCGAGGAACTTGTTGAGATCGTCGAAGGTCCAGTTGCCCCCCTTGCCCTTCAAGGCAGCCGAGAAGTTGAAGCCGCCACGGCCTTGGCCCTTGGCCTCGCCGACGACGCCATAGAGGTTCGGACCCACGCGATTCGGACCACCCTTCTCGAAGGTGTGGCAGGCGCCGCACTTCTTGGCCGCTGCTGAGCCCTTCTCGACGGAGGCGGTCTGGAGCAGCTTCTCGATTGGTTCGGACGGTGCGGCGGCAGCGGCGCCTTCCTTGCCGCCGCCGGCATCTTGCTTCACTGCGATCTCGAAGCCCGGCTTTTCCGGCATCTTGGGCGAAAACAGCGCCTGGGCGGTGAAGCTGGTCACCAGAAGAAAAAGACAGGTGCCAAGCACGGCACCCATGATTTTATTGAGTTCGAAAGAGTCCATTTCCGGCTAGGCCCCACCGCAAGAAGGAAACAGCGGCCCAAGCGGCCGCCAGGACGCGCCTCGGGAGAATCAAACATTCCCATTGTTTCCCCGAGTTTTGCCATTGAGATATCGGTTTGCCCGGGGTCTGGCAACCCGTATAAGCGACCCCGCTTTCAGCCCGTCCCCAGCCACTTCTCGGCGCGGAAAACGCCCCGTTTCCAGGCCCTTGACCCCAGACCTTTGAACCCAATGATCGACCCCCGCATCCTGGTGCTTATCCCGGCCCGCATGGCCGCCACCCGCCTGCCCGGCAAGCCGCTCGCCGACATCGCGGGCATGCCGATGATCGTGCATGTCCTGCGCCGCGCGGAGGCCGCTGCGATAGGCCGGGTCGCGGTCGCAACCGACACGCCGGAGATCGCCTCCGTGGTGACGGCCCATGGCGGCGAGGCCGTGATGACCCGCTCCGACCACCCCTCCGGCTCCGACCGCATCCACGAGGCCATGCAGAAGCTCGATCCCGAGGGCAAGGCCGAAATCGTGATCAATCTCCAGGGCGACTTCCCGACGATCACGCCGCAGACCATCCGCGAGGTGCTGCCGCCCTTCGACGACCTCGCGGTCGACATCGTGACGCTGGCGTCCCAGATCCACACCGAGGAGGAGGACCTCGCCCCGAGCGTCGTGAAGGCGATCGGCTCGCCGATCGGGCCGCGGCGGCTGCGGGCACTTTATTTCACCCGTGCCACTGCGCCTTACGGCAACGGACCACGTTACCACCATATCGGCCTTTATGCCTATCGCCGCGCGGCGCTGAACCGGTTCGTGTCGCTGCCGCCTTCGCCTCTGGAACGCCAGGAGAGCCTGGAGCAACTCCGGGCGCTGGAAGCCGGCATGCGTATCGACATCATGATCGTCGACAGCGTGCCCCGCGGCGTCGACACGCCGCCCGATCTCGAAACCGCGCGCAGCATCCTTTCCAAATCCTGAGGCGCTGTTACAAGGCCGATCATGAGCAAGATGAAGATCGCATTCCAGGGCGAACCTGGGGCCAATTCCCACATCGCCATCGTCGAGGCCTATCCCGACGCCGAGCCGATGCCCTGCGCCACCTTCGAGGACGCGCTGTCGGCGATCTCCTCGGGCGAGGCCGATCTCGGCATGATCCCGATCGAGAATTCGGTCGCCGGCCGCGTCGCCGACATCCACCATCTGCTGCCGGCCTCCGGCCTCTTCATCATCGGCGAATGGTTCTTGCCGGTCCGGCACCAGCTGATGGCGGTGAAGGGCACCAGGCTCGAAGACATCAAGAGCGTGGAGAGCCATGTGCATGCGCTCGGCCAGTGCCGGCGCATCATCCGCAAGCTCGGCATCAAGCCGATCGTGCATGCCGACACTGCCGGCAGCGCCCGTGACATTTCCGAGCGCAAGGACAAGAGCGTCGCCGCGATCGCCTCGCGCCTCGCCGCAAAGATCTACGGCCTCGATATCCTCGCCGAGGACATCGAGGACGAGGCGCATAACACTACGCGCTTCGTGGTGCTGGCACGCGAGCCGAAATGGGCCGCGCAAAATTCGGGTTCGCTGGTCACGACGTTCGTGTTCCGGGTGCGCAACCTGCCGGCCGCGCTCTACAAGGCGCTCGGCGGCTTTGCCACCAACGGCGTCAACATGACCAAGCTCGAAAGCTACATGGTCGACGGCAATTTCTTCGCCACGCAGTTCTATGCCGACGTCGACGGTCACCCCGACGACAAGGGCCTCGCCTTTGCAATCGAAGAGCTGAAGTTCTTCTCGCGCGAATTCCGCATCGTCGGCGTCTATCCCGGCCATCCGTTCCGCGCGACGTTCAGCGAGACGCAGGATTGATCTCGTGTCCCGGACGCGCGGAGCGCGAGCCGGGACCCCGAGGCCGCGAGACGTGGACTGCCAATGCTACGCGTTGCGTCCGGGGCACGAGAGCGTTATGTGCCCGCTTTGATCCTAAACGCCTCCGCCAGCAGCGAATACGACTTCTTCCGCGCCTCGTGGTCGAACACCGCGGTGATCACCATCAGCTCGTCCGGCTTGCTGGCATAGATCAGCGGCTGAAGCTTCTTCTGCACTGTCGCCGGGCTGCCGACGAACAGGCGCGATCGGTTGCGCAGGATCGAGATGCGCTCGGCATCCGTATAGGGATAGGCCAGCGCCTCCTCGACGCTCGGCAGCGGCAGATATTGGCCGCGGTCGCGGCGAAGACGGTTGAGGTCGAAGGAGCTCGCAAGCCTTTCGGCTTCCTCATCGGTGTCGGCCGCGATGGCCGCGACGGCGAGGATCGCATGCGGGGCCGCGCGCCAGGCCGAGGGCTGGAAGCGGTTGCGATAATGCACCATCGCGTCGATCGCGTCGTGGGAGGCGAAATGATGGGCGAAGGCGAAGCCCATGCCAACCTGCGCGGCGAGCTCCGATGAATAGTCGCTGGAGCCGAGCAGCCAGATCGGCGGCAGCCTGGTGTCGTCGGGCATGGCGACGACGTTGTTGTAGGGATGGCCCGCGGGGAATTCGCGGGTCTCCCATAGAATCAGTTCGTGCAGCCGCTCCAGGAAATCGTCGCCCTCGCGGCGGTCGAGCCGGCTGCGCAACGCGTAGGCGGTGGCGCCGTCGGTGCCGGGGGCGCGGCCGAGACCGAGGTCGATGCGTCCGGGAAACAGCGCCTCCAGCATCTTGAAGCGCTCGGCGACGACCAGCGGCGCGTGGTTGGGCAGCATCACGCCCCCGGAGCCGACGCGGATGTGCTTCGTCACCGCCGCGATCTGCCCGATCATCACGTCCGGCGCGGGGCTCGCGACGGAAGCGAGGTTGTGATGTTCGGCGAGCCAATAGCGGACATAGCCGAGCCCGTCGACATGGCGCGCCAGATCAATGCTGTTGCGCAGTGCCGCGGCGGGCTTGGTGCCGGTGGTGACGACCGAGAGGTCGAGGACTGAGAGCGGGATCATGGCGCGTTAACGTAATGGAGTGCTGTGCCGCGGCAATGGGCAGGCTGCGCAGGCCTGACGTGTACGAACCGGCGGGTAACGGGAGCCTCCAGTTGGGACAACCGGAGCGCACAAAGCTAAAGATTCTTTTGCCCACTTCAAGAATCGGACATCAAGGGCGATCTGTAAGCTCAAAAATTCAGCATTATCTGGCACATCGAGCTACCGACGCACTTCCCACCTCTCTTTCCTCTATCGAAACTTCTGTCCCAATAGCACTAAGATGGGCAATTTCCCATCACCGATGGGCTGTCGGCCAAACCGCCTTTGGCGTATCTTAGCCTCTCCAAGGTAGACCCGACCGCTGCCTGACATTGGAGTGAGTGGTGCCATGACTGACGTGACGACGCCTGCGACAGCAGAGGGGCACCTGAGGCGGCCTGCAATCTCCTTCGAGTTCTTTCCGCCCAAGACGGAGGAGATGGAGCGCAATCTCTGGGACACCATCAACCGGCTGGCCCCGCTTGACCCGAAATTCGTCTCGGTGACGTACGGTGCCGGCGGCTCGACCCGCGAGCGCACCCACTCGACCATCGCCCGCATCCTGAAGGAGACCGCGCTGCTGCCGGCCGCGCACCTGACCTGCGTCGGTGCCTCGCGCGGCGAGATCGACGAGATCGTCGACCGCTATCACGAGGTCGGCGTCCGCCACATCGTCGGCCTGCGCGGCGATCCCGCCGGCGGCATCGGCACGCCCTATTGCAGCCATCCCGACGGCTACCAGAGCTCGGCCGAGCTCGTCGCGGGAATCAAGAAGCGGCATGCCGACATCGAAGTGAGCGTGTCGGCCTATCCGGAGAAGCACCCGGAAGCGCGTGACTTCGACGCCGACATCGACACGCTGAAGGCCAAGGTTGACGCCGGCGCGACGCGGGCGATCACGCAGGTGTTCTTCGATAACGATCTCTACTTCCGCTATCTCGACCGCGTCCGTGCCCGCGGCATCGACATCCCGATCGTGCCGGGCATCATGCCCATGCACAATTTCAAGCAGGCGCGCAATTTCGTCACCCGCGCCGGCACCACCGTGCCGGACTGGTTCGCCGCGAAATTCGACGGCCTCGACGACGATGCCGAAACCCGCAAGCTGGTGGCCGCGACGGTCGCCGCCGGGCAGGTGCAGAAGCTGGCCAAGCGCGGCGTCGACACCTTCCACTTCTACACCATGAACCGCGCCGATCTCGTGTTCGCGATCAGCCATTTGCTCGGCATTCGCGCCAAGAGCGCGCAGAAGGCGGCTTGAGACACATGACCGTGCCCACCTCTCCGAAGCGAACTGCCCTGCTCAACGCCGCGCGCGAGCGCATCCTCGTGCTCGACGGCGCCATGGGCACGATGATCCAGAATCTCCAGCTCGACGAGGCCGCCTTCCGCGGCGAGCGCTTCAAGAACTTCCATCGCGACCTGCGCGGCAACAACGACCTCTTGATCCTGACCCAGCCGCAGGCGATCGAGGACATCCACGCCGCTTACTTGCGTGCTGGCGCCGACATTGTCGCCACCAACACCTTCTCGACCACGTCGATCGCACAGGCCGATTACGACCTTGCCGACATCGTCTACGAGATGGCGCGCGAAGGCGCCCGCCTCGCCGGCAACGCTGCACGGCGCGTCGAAGCCGAGGACGGCAAGCCGCGCTTCGTTGCGGGCGCCATCGGCCCGACCAACCGCACCGCCTCGATCTCGCCGGACGTCTCCAATCCCGGCTACCGCGCCGTCACCTTCGACGATTTGCGCAAATCCTATGGCGAACAGATCAACGGC comes from Bradyrhizobium sp. CCGE-LA001 and encodes:
- a CDS encoding extracellular solute-binding protein, which gives rise to MAITRRDLLLTGTAAAALPALGSFAGVSIVGAAHAQSSNELPWRHALSLFGKVKYPADFKRFDYVNPDAPKGGVARQIAVGTFDNFNIVVSGVKGQVAGAVAFIYESLTTPSLDEVSTEYGALAEAVSHPDDFSFVTYRLRPQAKWHDGKPVTPEDVIFSLESFKKHHPMYSAYYSHVVKAEKVGEREVKFVFDAPGNRELPQIVGQLTVLPKHWWEGTDAQGRKRDVSATTLEVPLGSGPYKVKEFVAGRSIALERVKDYWGRDFAINVGRNNFDELRYEYFRDGTVAIEAFKADQVDWRTENSAKNWATAYDFPAVNEKRVILEEFANRSSGVMQAFVPNLRRAKFSDPRVRRALNYAFDFEEMNKQIFYGQYKRISSYFDGIEELMATGVPQGKELEILETVRAQVPPEVFTTAYSNPVGGNPEAVRDNLREALRLLKEAGYEVRDRKLVDAKTGAQFTLELLNSDPSFERITLFYKPSLERLGIAVSVRTVDPTQYENRTRDWDFDIITNSWGESQSPGNEQREFWSSKTADIAGSRNIAGIKNAAIDKLIERVIYSTDRDDLVAATKALDRVLLWNHYVVPQWTYNKVRTARWDRFGRPAELPRYGQSSFPFIWWYDADKAARIAKKS
- a CDS encoding 3-deoxy-manno-octulosonate cytidylyltransferase — protein: MIDPRILVLIPARMAATRLPGKPLADIAGMPMIVHVLRRAEAAAIGRVAVATDTPEIASVVTAHGGEAVMTRSDHPSGSDRIHEAMQKLDPEGKAEIVINLQGDFPTITPQTIREVLPPFDDLAVDIVTLASQIHTEEEDLAPSVVKAIGSPIGPRRLRALYFTRATAPYGNGPRYHHIGLYAYRRAALNRFVSLPPSPLERQESLEQLRALEAGMRIDIMIVDSVPRGVDTPPDLETARSILSKS
- a CDS encoding prephenate dehydratase yields the protein MSKMKIAFQGEPGANSHIAIVEAYPDAEPMPCATFEDALSAISSGEADLGMIPIENSVAGRVADIHHLLPASGLFIIGEWFLPVRHQLMAVKGTRLEDIKSVESHVHALGQCRRIIRKLGIKPIVHADTAGSARDISERKDKSVAAIASRLAAKIYGLDILAEDIEDEAHNTTRFVVLAREPKWAAQNSGSLVTTFVFRVRNLPAALYKALGGFATNGVNMTKLESYMVDGNFFATQFYADVDGHPDDKGLAFAIEELKFFSREFRIVGVYPGHPFRATFSETQD
- a CDS encoding c-type cytochrome; translation: MDSFELNKIMGAVLGTCLFLLVTSFTAQALFSPKMPEKPGFEIAVKQDAGGGKEGAAAAAPSEPIEKLLQTASVEKGSAAAKKCGACHTFEKGGPNRVGPNLYGVVGEAKGQGRGGFNFSAALKGKGGNWTFDDLNKFLANPKGFIPGTAMGFAGIAKDSERADVIAYLNSLSESPQPLPTASK
- a CDS encoding LLM class flavin-dependent oxidoreductase codes for the protein MIPLSVLDLSVVTTGTKPAAALRNSIDLARHVDGLGYVRYWLAEHHNLASVASPAPDVMIGQIAAVTKHIRVGSGGVMLPNHAPLVVAERFKMLEALFPGRIDLGLGRAPGTDGATAYALRSRLDRREGDDFLERLHELILWETREFPAGHPYNNVVAMPDDTRLPPIWLLGSSDYSSELAAQVGMGFAFAHHFASHDAIDAMVHYRNRFQPSAWRAAPHAILAVAAIAADTDEEAERLASSFDLNRLRRDRGQYLPLPSVEEALAYPYTDAERISILRNRSRLFVGSPATVQKKLQPLIYASKPDELMVITAVFDHEARKKSYSLLAEAFRIKAGT
- the metF gene encoding methylenetetrahydrofolate reductase [NAD(P)H], with protein sequence MTDVTTPATAEGHLRRPAISFEFFPPKTEEMERNLWDTINRLAPLDPKFVSVTYGAGGSTRERTHSTIARILKETALLPAAHLTCVGASRGEIDEIVDRYHEVGVRHIVGLRGDPAGGIGTPYCSHPDGYQSSAELVAGIKKRHADIEVSVSAYPEKHPEARDFDADIDTLKAKVDAGATRAITQVFFDNDLYFRYLDRVRARGIDIPIVPGIMPMHNFKQARNFVTRAGTTVPDWFAAKFDGLDDDAETRKLVAATVAAGQVQKLAKRGVDTFHFYTMNRADLVFAISHLLGIRAKSAQKAA